The Vicinamibacterales bacterium genome has a window encoding:
- a CDS encoding SUMF1/EgtB/PvdO family nonheme iron enzyme: MRVKAARVLIGLLVAVASAAMAGVVSLREQNEPMLRRLQNVHRLSDAQMAEVRRIFTASGYIGQGNPAVARHPITTEACQATQRAQGVSYESVAYERICQAKYMAPLYDPATERAEDAKACIDQFEFPDIPCEYPVVWVKAREAAQICTAMGKRLCDAHEWEGACDGSLEPPDYRFDLAAGVAPDVAIRRMRAANNRSSAPTKRWSYGAAYQKGICGTSSQKSPGCVGEGWNKCGSNTFPAGAFPACESPLGVYDLNGNAAEHMNLPLAPEQMASRGSRELGYTEMKGSWFVFDTVRAHEDWCRWRAPYWHGSRVMDARSHANYHLGFRCCKTLE, encoded by the coding sequence ATGAGGGTGAAGGCTGCGCGCGTGCTCATCGGCTTGCTCGTCGCCGTGGCATCGGCCGCGATGGCCGGTGTCGTGTCCCTGCGCGAGCAGAACGAGCCGATGCTGCGCCGCCTGCAGAACGTCCATCGACTGTCCGATGCCCAGATGGCCGAGGTCCGGCGCATCTTCACCGCGTCCGGTTACATCGGCCAGGGGAATCCCGCGGTGGCCCGCCACCCGATCACGACCGAGGCCTGTCAGGCCACACAGCGCGCTCAGGGCGTCAGTTACGAGAGCGTGGCGTACGAACGGATCTGCCAGGCGAAGTACATGGCGCCCCTCTACGACCCGGCGACCGAGCGCGCGGAGGACGCGAAGGCCTGCATCGATCAATTCGAGTTCCCGGACATTCCCTGCGAGTATCCGGTCGTGTGGGTGAAGGCGCGCGAGGCGGCCCAGATCTGCACGGCGATGGGCAAGCGGCTCTGCGACGCACACGAATGGGAGGGGGCATGCGACGGCAGCCTCGAGCCGCCTGACTACCGCTTCGATCTCGCCGCCGGCGTGGCGCCGGACGTGGCGATTCGCCGGATGCGCGCCGCCAACAACCGATCATCTGCGCCGACGAAGCGGTGGAGTTACGGCGCCGCGTACCAGAAAGGGATCTGCGGTACGTCCAGTCAGAAGAGCCCCGGCTGCGTCGGCGAGGGGTGGAACAAGTGCGGCTCGAACACGTTCCCGGCCGGCGCCTTCCCGGCCTGCGAGAGCCCGCTCGGCGTGTACGACCTCAACGGCAACGCGGCCGAGCACATGAATTTGCCGCTCGCGCCGGAGCAGATGGCGAGCCGGGGCAGCCGCGAACTAGGCTACACGGAGATGAAGGGGAGCTGGTTCGTGTTCGACACCGTGCGCGCGCACGAGGACTGGTGCCGCTGGCGCGCGCCCTACTGGCACGGCAGCCGCGTGATGGACGCGCGCAGCCACGCTAATTATCACCTCGGGTTTCGCTGCTGCAAAACCCTTGAGTGA
- a CDS encoding ATPase, T2SS/T4P/T4SS family: MRKKLGECLIQAGLITEEDLQSALSEHKRTGERLGAVLVRLNLATERQIAKALAYQLGFPYLNLAENPPDTPTVTLIAKEVALKRSCVAVRLDKNLLTVAMADPLLFSLVQDLEFQTGYRIKQVVATRADILEAIAAGYPDKALMRTTGSTTQAQMPLVRQGPRDTKSAAESSLMRRPDDDGFEPIAGLKERSEAAPIIDLVDLVVKSAIKAGASDVHVEPMEKGVLIRHRLDGLLKEVMDLPKWVHEGLIARLKIMAGMDIAEKRLPQDGRVRVATEDGKDVDFRASTLRTLHGEKMVLRVLDQNRGVPPLEELGFSAAALNDLRGFLKFQHGMILVVGPTGSGKTTTLCSALMSVQSERTNIITIEDPIEYQLPGINQTQVNEKIKLTFASALRSILRQDPDVILVGEIRDNDTARIAMQAAQTGHLVLTTLHTDDAPSAVTRLTDIGVEPYVIASATIGVVAQRLVRRLCPACRRQYTPPPDTLRALNITEAEAANIPFYRPVGCDACHHTGYKGRIGIYEVMKVTDRIRRMIAQRASEDSVREVAQSTGMLALGDDALAKVKAGVTTAEELLRVVTEVREMRSVCPGCSGPVALDFVACPNCGRRLSGACPGCGRSLQQGWTFCPYCARGTEARSERRLRERRPARELPAANITNVTEFKKGMP; encoded by the coding sequence ATGCGCAAGAAACTGGGTGAGTGCCTGATTCAGGCGGGCCTCATCACCGAAGAGGACCTGCAGTCCGCGCTCTCTGAGCACAAACGCACGGGCGAAAGGCTCGGCGCGGTACTCGTGCGCCTGAACCTCGCCACCGAGCGGCAGATTGCCAAGGCCCTCGCTTATCAGCTCGGCTTCCCGTACCTCAATCTCGCCGAGAACCCGCCCGACACGCCGACCGTCACGTTGATCGCGAAAGAGGTGGCGCTGAAGCGTTCGTGCGTCGCCGTGCGCCTGGACAAGAACCTCCTGACCGTGGCCATGGCGGACCCCCTGCTGTTCAGCCTCGTGCAGGACCTGGAGTTCCAGACCGGCTATCGCATCAAGCAGGTCGTGGCGACCCGCGCCGACATTCTCGAAGCCATTGCCGCGGGCTATCCCGACAAGGCCTTGATGCGGACCACCGGCAGCACCACGCAGGCGCAGATGCCGCTGGTGCGCCAGGGCCCGCGCGACACCAAGTCCGCCGCCGAGTCGTCGCTGATGCGCCGGCCCGACGACGACGGCTTCGAGCCGATTGCCGGGCTGAAGGAACGCAGCGAGGCCGCGCCGATCATCGACCTCGTCGACCTGGTCGTGAAGAGCGCGATCAAGGCCGGCGCCAGCGACGTCCACGTCGAGCCGATGGAAAAAGGCGTGCTGATCCGGCACCGCCTCGACGGCCTGCTGAAGGAAGTGATGGACCTGCCCAAGTGGGTCCACGAAGGGCTGATCGCGCGCCTCAAGATCATGGCGGGCATGGATATCGCGGAGAAGCGCCTGCCGCAGGACGGCCGCGTCCGCGTCGCCACTGAAGACGGCAAGGACGTCGACTTCCGCGCCTCCACGCTCCGCACGCTGCACGGCGAGAAGATGGTGCTCCGCGTGCTCGACCAGAACCGCGGCGTGCCGCCGCTCGAGGAACTGGGCTTCTCGGCCGCGGCGCTCAACGACCTCCGCGGCTTCCTCAAGTTCCAGCACGGGATGATCCTGGTGGTCGGCCCGACCGGCAGCGGCAAGACCACCACGCTCTGCTCGGCGCTGATGTCGGTGCAGTCGGAGCGCACCAACATCATCACCATCGAAGACCCGATCGAATACCAGCTCCCCGGCATCAACCAGACCCAGGTCAACGAGAAGATCAAGCTGACCTTCGCCAGCGCGCTGCGATCGATCCTGCGCCAGGACCCCGACGTGATCCTGGTCGGCGAAATCCGCGACAACGACACCGCGCGCATCGCGATGCAGGCGGCGCAGACCGGCCACCTCGTGCTCACCACCCTGCACACCGACGACGCGCCGTCGGCGGTGACGCGCCTGACCGACATCGGCGTCGAGCCCTACGTGATCGCCTCGGCGACCATCGGCGTGGTGGCGCAGCGCCTGGTCCGCCGGCTGTGTCCCGCCTGCCGGCGCCAGTACACGCCGCCGCCTGACACCCTGCGCGCGTTGAACATCACCGAAGCGGAAGCCGCCAACATCCCGTTCTACCGCCCGGTCGGCTGCGACGCGTGCCATCACACCGGCTACAAGGGCCGCATCGGCATCTACGAGGTAATGAAGGTCACCGACCGCATCCGCCGGATGATTGCGCAGCGGGCGTCCGAAGACTCCGTGCGCGAAGTGGCGCAGTCCACCGGCATGCTCGCGCTCGGCGACGACGCGCTGGCCAAGGTCAAGGCGGGCGTGACCACCGCCGAGGAACTGCTGCGCGTGGTCACGGAAGTCCGCGAAATGCGCAGCGTGTGCCCGGGCTGCAGCGGCCCGGTGGCGCTGGATTTCGTGGCTTGCCCGAATTGCGGTCGCCGGCTGAGCGGCGCCTGCCCTGGGTGCGGCCGCAGCCTGCAGCAGGGGTGGACGTTCTGCCCGTATTGCGCGCGCGGCACCGAGGCCCGCAGCGAACGGCGGTTGCGCGAGCGGCGCCCGGCGCGCGAGCTGCCGGCGGCCAATATCACCAACGTCACCGAGTTCAAGAAGGGCATGCCCTGA
- a CDS encoding DUF6526 family protein, translating to MAQAAQNYKNHTRFYPPFHFFVMPVLLIHVINEGRHVWANPNRSTGFALLLALALVMLALTARGMALKVQDRVIRFEMYARMRELLPADLVARMTELTPQQLVALRFAGDAELAELVRDVFAGKLTSQKAIKLQIKHWKGDYLRA from the coding sequence ATGGCCCAAGCAGCGCAGAACTACAAGAACCACACCCGGTTCTATCCGCCGTTCCACTTCTTCGTGATGCCCGTGCTGTTGATTCACGTGATCAACGAGGGACGGCACGTGTGGGCCAACCCGAACCGATCGACGGGATTCGCGCTCTTGCTCGCGCTCGCGCTGGTGATGCTGGCCCTGACCGCCCGCGGCATGGCGCTCAAGGTCCAGGACCGCGTGATCCGATTCGAGATGTATGCCCGCATGCGCGAGCTGCTCCCGGCCGATCTGGTGGCGCGCATGACCGAGCTGACCCCGCAGCAACTGGTCGCGCTGCGCTTCGCCGGTGACGCGGAGCTTGCCGAACTGGTTCGCGACGTGTTCGCCGGCAAGCTGACCAGCCAGAAAGCCATCAAGCTGCAGATCAAGCACTGGAAGGGCGACTACCTGCGCGCCTAG
- a CDS encoding DUF2282 domain-containing protein has translation MQTRFVIAAAFAAAIAAPSFLSAQRPAEMPSFKAEKCYGIAKAGANDCASTGNNSCGGSSKRAGDTKAWLFVPEGYCERIVGGSKTAK, from the coding sequence ATGCAGACACGATTCGTTATCGCCGCCGCTTTCGCCGCCGCCATTGCGGCACCCAGCTTCCTGTCGGCGCAAAGACCCGCCGAGATGCCTTCGTTCAAGGCCGAGAAGTGCTACGGCATCGCCAAGGCTGGCGCCAACGACTGCGCCTCGACCGGCAACAACTCGTGCGGTGGCTCGTCCAAGCGCGCCGGCGACACCAAGGCGTGGCTCTTCGTGCCCGAGGGCTACTGCGAGCGCATCGTCGGTGGCAGCAAAACCGCCAAGTAG
- the acs gene encoding acetate--CoA ligase, whose amino-acid sequence MSEPVSPEIEALLQEHRSFPPADAFRDQAVVNDPEIYARAAMDPEAFWEGFANELEWIKPWSKVLDWNPPDAKWFVDGKINVSANCLDRHVRSWRRNKAAFIWEGEPGDRRTLTYFDLYRQTCQFANVLKSLGVKKGDRVALYLPLIPELAIAMLACTRIGAVHSVVFGGFSAESLRDRINDSACTVLVTADGGWRRGGIVPLKQMADEALLDTPSIRHVVIVQRLHGSPLPIHVKEGRDHWYHRLMQEASYDCEPEPMDSEDMLYVLYTSGTTGKPKGIVHTTGGYLTGVYATTKLVFDLKDEDVYWCTADIGWVTGHSYVVYGPLATGATVVMYEGGPDWPEKDRLWQIIERYGVTVFYTAPTAIRAFMKWGTDWPAKHNLSSLRLLGSVGEPINPEAWIWYHLHIGGSRCPIVDTWWQTETGAIMITPLPGITRTKPGSATQAFPGISAEILKDKGERIDVGGGLLAITKPWPSMLRTIYGDHDRYVTQYWSRWGKDVYFTGDGAKKDDEGYYWLLGRVDDVLNVAGHRIGTMEVESALVDHPKVAEAAVVGRTHEIKGQAMAAFVTVKEGTHPSEALADELKKHVAHKIGAIARPDDIIFAADLPKTRSGKIMRRLLRDIAEGKALGDTTTLADPAVVARLKEQYESQE is encoded by the coding sequence ATGTCCGAGCCGGTTTCCCCCGAGATTGAGGCCCTCCTCCAGGAACATCGCAGCTTTCCGCCCGCTGACGCCTTCCGTGACCAGGCGGTGGTGAACGACCCCGAGATTTATGCGCGGGCCGCGATGGATCCCGAGGCGTTCTGGGAAGGCTTCGCGAACGAACTGGAGTGGATCAAGCCGTGGTCCAAGGTGCTCGACTGGAACCCGCCCGACGCCAAGTGGTTCGTTGACGGCAAGATCAACGTCAGCGCCAACTGCCTCGATCGGCACGTGCGATCGTGGCGGCGCAACAAGGCCGCGTTCATCTGGGAAGGCGAGCCTGGCGATCGCCGCACGCTGACCTATTTCGACCTCTACCGCCAGACCTGCCAGTTCGCCAACGTCCTCAAGTCGCTCGGCGTGAAGAAGGGCGACCGGGTCGCGCTCTACCTGCCGCTGATCCCCGAGCTGGCCATCGCCATGCTCGCCTGCACGCGCATTGGCGCGGTCCACTCCGTGGTGTTCGGCGGCTTCAGCGCGGAATCGTTGCGCGACCGCATCAACGACTCCGCCTGCACCGTGCTGGTTACCGCCGACGGCGGCTGGCGCCGCGGCGGCATCGTGCCGCTCAAGCAGATGGCCGACGAAGCGCTCCTGGACACGCCGTCGATCAGGCACGTGGTGATCGTGCAGCGCCTGCACGGGTCGCCGCTGCCAATCCACGTCAAGGAAGGCCGCGACCACTGGTACCACCGCCTGATGCAGGAGGCGTCCTACGACTGCGAGCCGGAGCCGATGGACTCGGAGGACATGCTCTATGTCCTCTACACGTCCGGCACCACCGGCAAGCCGAAAGGGATTGTCCACACCACCGGCGGCTACCTCACCGGCGTCTACGCCACCACCAAGCTGGTCTTCGACCTGAAGGACGAGGACGTGTATTGGTGCACGGCCGACATCGGCTGGGTCACCGGCCACAGCTACGTCGTCTACGGTCCGCTCGCCACCGGCGCGACAGTCGTGATGTACGAAGGCGGACCCGACTGGCCCGAGAAGGATCGGCTCTGGCAGATCATCGAGCGCTACGGCGTGACCGTGTTCTACACTGCCCCGACCGCGATTCGCGCGTTCATGAAGTGGGGCACCGACTGGCCGGCGAAGCACAACCTGTCGTCGCTGCGCCTGCTGGGATCGGTGGGCGAGCCGATCAACCCCGAAGCGTGGATCTGGTATCACCTCCACATCGGCGGCTCCCGTTGCCCCATCGTCGATACCTGGTGGCAGACCGAGACCGGCGCCATCATGATCACGCCGCTGCCGGGCATCACCCGGACCAAACCGGGCTCGGCGACGCAAGCGTTTCCGGGCATCAGCGCCGAGATTCTCAAGGACAAGGGCGAGCGCATCGACGTGGGCGGCGGCCTGCTCGCCATCACCAAGCCCTGGCCGTCGATGCTGCGGACCATCTACGGCGACCACGATCGTTACGTCACGCAGTACTGGTCGCGCTGGGGGAAAGACGTCTACTTCACCGGCGACGGCGCCAAAAAAGACGACGAAGGGTACTACTGGCTGCTGGGCCGCGTGGACGACGTGCTCAACGTGGCGGGGCATCGCATCGGCACCATGGAAGTGGAGTCGGCGCTCGTGGACCACCCGAAGGTGGCCGAGGCGGCCGTCGTCGGCCGCACGCACGAGATCAAGGGCCAGGCAATGGCGGCCTTCGTCACCGTGAAGGAAGGCACGCACCCGTCGGAGGCGCTGGCCGACGAGTTGAAGAAGCACGTGGCGCACAAGATCGGCGCCATCGCCCGGCCCGACGACATCATCTTCGCGGCGGATCTGCCGAAGACGCGCTCCGGCAAGATCATGCGCCGCCTGCTGCGTGACATCGCCGAAGGCAAGGCGCTCGGCGACACCACGACCCTGGCCGATCCGGCCGTAGTGGCGAGGCTCAAGGAGCAATACGAGTCGCAGGAATAG
- a CDS encoding DNA-binding domain-containing protein: MPPLAEVQRRVRNAIIAGDAGSMASLIDAGPRDATRRMAIHLRHYRASLVAILMGRFPATTWLLGSGPVEAAAAKFVGVVPPSAPCLAEYGAAFPAFLGAQPVVDRITYVEPFADLEWHFGRLSVSVDGSALGAATLAALDADDLADTALVLQGGTHYWHAAWPIDELLAIFLRNAAPEQTTLREQAVWIEGRGRRGEVQLNQLTEGDWTFRDAIWRGRPIGVAAERAWQVDPRFDPGVALAAMFSQALVIGAVTRVEGTES, from the coding sequence ATGCCGCCACTTGCTGAGGTGCAGCGCCGTGTGCGCAACGCCATCATCGCCGGCGATGCAGGCTCGATGGCGTCACTGATCGACGCGGGCCCGCGCGACGCCACGCGGCGCATGGCTATTCACCTCAGGCACTATCGCGCAAGCCTGGTCGCGATCCTGATGGGCCGGTTTCCAGCCACCACGTGGTTGCTGGGCAGCGGCCCGGTTGAAGCGGCTGCGGCGAAGTTTGTTGGCGTCGTTCCGCCGAGTGCGCCGTGCCTTGCCGAGTACGGCGCTGCGTTTCCAGCCTTCCTTGGCGCCCAACCTGTCGTGGACCGCATTACTTATGTCGAACCATTTGCCGATCTCGAGTGGCACTTCGGCCGGCTATCGGTGTCGGTCGATGGGTCCGCCCTGGGTGCCGCCACCCTGGCGGCCCTGGATGCCGACGACCTTGCCGACACCGCGCTGGTCCTGCAAGGGGGCACGCATTACTGGCACGCCGCGTGGCCCATCGACGAATTGCTGGCGATCTTTCTCAGGAACGCGGCGCCCGAGCAGACCACGCTGCGTGAGCAGGCCGTGTGGATCGAGGGCCGGGGCAGGCGGGGCGAGGTCCAGCTCAACCAATTGACCGAGGGCGACTGGACCTTCCGCGACGCCATCTGGCGCGGCCGGCCGATCGGCGTGGCCGCGGAACGGGCCTGGCAGGTCGATCCCCGATTCGATCCCGGTGTGGCGCTCGCCGCAATGTTCAGTCAGGCGCTGGTGATCGGCGCCGTGACCAGGGTGGAAGGAACGGAATCATGA
- a CDS encoding AAA family ATPase has protein sequence MDPSKPPYEAFFGFAERPFSLTPDPKYYFRSRSHSRAFDGLSAGIARRESLLLLLGDLGVGKTTLCRTFVQLLERKTRAALVGNSLLSPEDLLRLLLQDLGAVAREDVQAGCLVGASRAELVGMLDQFLARLRSYQDGAVLIIDEAHSLPAATVEQIVALAALESNRDKVLQIVLAGQPSVVGGPPLPRALDQRLATRARLLPLERDECERYVHHRLAIAGGMAVTFSTRALDVIYGLSGGVPRLVNLLCERALQEGAVMGSHRIEPGMIESAASSLQLLRLRPKRFRWFGAQVR, from the coding sequence ATGGATCCGTCCAAGCCGCCCTACGAGGCGTTTTTCGGCTTCGCCGAGCGGCCGTTCAGCCTGACACCGGACCCGAAGTACTACTTCAGGAGCCGGTCGCACAGCCGCGCCTTCGACGGGCTGTCGGCCGGCATTGCCCGGCGCGAAAGCCTGCTGTTGCTGCTGGGCGACCTGGGCGTCGGCAAGACCACGCTGTGCCGGACCTTCGTCCAGTTGCTCGAACGCAAGACGCGCGCGGCGCTGGTGGGCAACTCGCTGTTGTCGCCGGAGGACCTGCTGCGGCTCCTGCTGCAGGACCTGGGTGCGGTGGCCAGGGAGGACGTGCAGGCCGGCTGCCTGGTGGGCGCCAGCCGCGCGGAGTTGGTAGGGATGCTCGACCAGTTCCTGGCGCGCCTGCGGTCGTACCAGGACGGCGCGGTGCTGATCATCGACGAGGCGCACAGCCTGCCGGCCGCCACGGTCGAGCAGATCGTGGCACTGGCCGCGCTCGAATCCAATCGCGACAAGGTGCTGCAGATCGTGCTCGCCGGCCAGCCGTCGGTGGTGGGCGGCCCGCCGTTGCCGCGTGCCCTCGACCAGCGGCTGGCGACGCGGGCGCGGCTGCTGCCGCTCGAGCGCGACGAGTGCGAACGCTACGTGCACCACCGCCTGGCGATTGCCGGCGGCATGGCCGTCACGTTCTCCACGCGCGCCCTGGACGTGATCTACGGCCTGTCGGGCGGGGTGCCGCGCCTCGTCAACCTGCTGTGCGAGCGCGCCCTGCAGGAAGGCGCGGTGATGGGGTCGCACCGGATCGAGCCGGGCATGATCGAATCCGCCGCCTCGTCCCTCCAGCTCCTCCGGCTCCGGCCGAAACGCTTCCGCTGGTTCGGCGCACAGGTGCGGTAG
- a CDS encoding diguanylate cyclase, producing the protein METNDDGTSAKPGIGVDLRRHVAHHLTDRRDVIVADTVATFPLTSGSRRLDADYCGRLGNLIVRLLCEAVTEGRLDARDSGVSELATIIDEREMSPEQLFMFVHIAMDTGIDELSLDQRVGASTEPWPQAAQIVRRAAFDLLAAWTTRTVYMPLRSSIEDALTTLHTRPVLDAVLPKECCRAERFEHWLSMMLIDVDDLSGINRAHGYGVGDRILERMGILLRAYFRQHDWVVRYAEDTIAVLLPETTPGDALTLADRTRVMVEDRLTFRDYRTDQRAVVTVSVAVTSARALEGEPIDHVRFQAEAEAALERAKVSGRNRVEQVELLPRLISIEEATARLGTTREGIEQLVADGKLDPVKAGRHVRLERDTVEALARAAESGASR; encoded by the coding sequence TTGGAAACCAACGACGACGGCACCAGCGCCAAACCGGGGATCGGCGTCGATCTCCGCCGGCACGTGGCACACCACCTCACCGACCGCCGCGACGTGATCGTCGCCGATACCGTGGCCACGTTCCCGCTGACCAGCGGGTCGCGCCGGTTGGACGCGGATTATTGCGGCCGGCTCGGCAACCTCATCGTGCGCCTGCTCTGCGAGGCGGTGACCGAAGGCCGGCTCGACGCGCGCGACTCGGGCGTCAGCGAGCTGGCGACGATCATCGACGAACGCGAGATGTCGCCCGAACAACTCTTCATGTTCGTCCACATCGCGATGGACACCGGCATTGACGAGCTGTCGCTCGACCAGCGCGTCGGCGCCAGCACCGAGCCCTGGCCGCAGGCGGCGCAGATCGTGCGGCGCGCGGCGTTCGACCTGCTCGCGGCGTGGACTACACGCACCGTCTACATGCCGCTGCGTTCGTCGATTGAGGACGCCCTGACGACGCTGCACACGCGCCCCGTGCTCGACGCCGTGCTGCCGAAGGAATGCTGCCGCGCCGAACGCTTCGAGCACTGGCTGTCGATGATGCTGATCGACGTGGACGACCTGTCGGGCATCAACCGCGCACACGGCTATGGCGTCGGCGACCGCATTCTCGAGCGGATGGGCATCCTGCTGCGCGCCTACTTCCGGCAGCACGACTGGGTCGTCCGCTATGCCGAAGACACCATTGCCGTGCTGCTGCCCGAGACGACGCCGGGCGACGCGCTGACCCTGGCCGACCGGACCCGGGTGATGGTCGAGGATCGGCTGACGTTCCGCGACTACCGCACCGACCAGCGGGCGGTGGTCACGGTCAGCGTCGCGGTGACCAGCGCGCGGGCGCTCGAAGGCGAGCCGATCGACCACGTGCGCTTCCAGGCCGAGGCCGAAGCGGCGCTCGAACGCGCCAAGGTCAGCGGCCGCAATCGCGTCGAGCAGGTGGAACTGCTGCCGCGGTTGATCTCGATCGAGGAAGCCACGGCGCGCCTCGGCACCACGCGCGAAGGCATCGAGCAGCTGGTCGCCGACGGCAAGCTCGATCCGGTGAAGGCCGGACGCCACGTGCGCCTCGAGCGCGACACCGTCGAGGCGCTGGCGCGCGCGGCGGAATCCGGCGCCAGCCGCTGA
- a CDS encoding DUF692 domain-containing protein: MSSSPRVLTRSGIGLRLPHIEEAVATRPSAGWFEIHPENFLANPHATELLQQLAAEYPISVHTVGLSVGSAHGVDRAHLRRLRGFIDRIDPVLVSGHLAWSTHQGEYLNDLLPLPYTDETLAIVSRHVDQVQDGLGRALLIENPSCYLGYTGSTMTEGQFLNELVRRTGCRLLCDVSNVYLSAHNMGYDARRYLDGLPAAAIGELHLGGFTVEADDAAPGHEVIVDTHASPIAAPVWELYAYAVARFGALPTLIEWDNDIPMLATLLNEAAVADDVARRSLQSEAGHAATC; encoded by the coding sequence ATGTCCTCGAGTCCTCGCGTCCTGACACGATCCGGTATCGGGTTGAGGTTGCCGCACATCGAAGAGGCGGTGGCCACCCGACCGTCCGCGGGCTGGTTCGAGATCCATCCCGAGAACTTTCTCGCCAATCCGCACGCCACCGAGCTGCTGCAGCAGCTGGCCGCGGAGTATCCCATCTCGGTGCACACGGTTGGACTCTCTGTGGGCAGTGCTCACGGCGTCGATCGCGCGCACCTGCGGCGCCTGCGGGGGTTCATCGATCGCATCGATCCCGTCCTGGTGTCGGGTCACCTGGCCTGGTCCACGCACCAGGGCGAGTACCTGAACGACCTGTTGCCTTTGCCCTACACGGACGAGACGCTGGCCATCGTCAGCCGCCACGTCGACCAGGTCCAGGACGGCCTGGGCCGCGCACTGCTGATCGAGAACCCGTCCTGTTACCTCGGATACACCGGGTCGACCATGACCGAAGGGCAATTCCTGAACGAATTGGTCCGGCGAACCGGATGCCGCCTGCTGTGCGACGTCAGCAACGTCTACCTGAGCGCGCACAACATGGGCTACGACGCCCGGCGCTACCTCGACGGGTTGCCGGCCGCGGCGATCGGTGAGCTGCATCTCGGCGGGTTCACGGTCGAGGCCGACGATGCCGCCCCCGGCCACGAGGTCATCGTCGATACGCATGCCTCGCCGATCGCCGCGCCGGTGTGGGAGCTGTATGCCTACGCCGTGGCTCGTTTCGGCGCGCTCCCGACATTGATCGAGTGGGACAACGACATCCCGATGCTCGCCACCCTGTTGAACGAGGCGGCGGTCGCCGACGACGTGGCGCGCCGGTCGCTCCAGAGTGAGGCCGGTCATGCCGCCACTTGCTGA
- a CDS encoding RNA polymerase sigma factor — MADLDESLLARLRARDPDALRMVAEAHGRRIYRAARGMGHSAADAEDLAQEVFVAFLGSLDRFEGRAQIGTWLFGILHHKSLERRRAVRREELSDPIDELFEAQFDDRGHWRQSPFAADHLVHAEQVGTAIAGCLEVLPDLQREVFHLRQVEELPAEAVSKITGQSITHIGVLLHRARVRLRACLQEEGWGR, encoded by the coding sequence GTGGCCGATCTGGACGAGTCGTTGCTGGCGCGATTGCGCGCCCGGGATCCGGACGCGCTGCGGATGGTGGCCGAGGCGCATGGCCGCCGGATCTATCGCGCCGCCAGGGGCATGGGCCATTCCGCCGCCGACGCCGAAGATCTCGCGCAGGAGGTGTTCGTGGCCTTTCTCGGATCGCTGGACCGCTTCGAAGGCCGGGCCCAGATTGGCACGTGGCTCTTCGGCATCCTGCACCACAAGTCGCTCGAGCGGCGCCGCGCGGTGCGCCGCGAGGAGTTGAGCGACCCGATCGACGAGCTGTTCGAGGCGCAGTTCGATGACCGAGGGCACTGGCGGCAATCGCCATTCGCGGCCGACCACCTCGTGCACGCCGAACAGGTCGGGACCGCAATTGCCGGCTGCCTGGAAGTGCTGCCCGATCTGCAACGCGAGGTGTTTCACCTGCGCCAGGTGGAGGAGCTGCCGGCCGAGGCGGTCAGTAAGATAACCGGGCAGTCGATCACACACATTGGAGTGTTGCTGCATCGAGCGCGCGTGCGGTTGCGCGCGTGTCTTCAGGAAGAGGGCTGGGGTCGCTGA
- a CDS encoding DoxX family protein: protein MIVKVFDAVVARLERIPLAVIQLVMRVAVGAVFFNAGLLKYRSPELTALLFRDEYKVPLLDPALAASMATFNELTFSTLLFLGLATRIATLPFLGMIAVIQTLVYPQAWVEHLTWASILVFLLSRGPGAISLDHWVRRYFHRW, encoded by the coding sequence ATGATCGTGAAGGTTTTCGACGCGGTGGTCGCGCGTCTCGAGCGCATCCCGCTTGCGGTGATACAGCTCGTGATGCGGGTCGCCGTTGGCGCCGTATTCTTCAATGCGGGCCTGCTGAAGTATCGCTCGCCGGAACTGACGGCGTTGCTGTTTCGCGACGAATACAAGGTGCCCCTGCTGGACCCCGCGCTCGCCGCCAGCATGGCGACCTTCAACGAGCTGACCTTTTCGACCCTGCTGTTTCTCGGCCTCGCCACGCGCATCGCCACGTTGCCATTCCTGGGCATGATCGCCGTGATCCAGACCTTGGTGTATCCCCAGGCGTGGGTCGAGCACCTGACGTGGGCATCGATTCTCGTGTTCCTGTTGTCGCGAGGCCCAGGCGCCATCTCGCTTGACCACTGGGTGCGGCGCTATTTTCACCGTTGGTAA